AAGTTTCAAATTAGAATTACACTCTACAAGATGCTTTAGTTTAAAAGTAATCTCTTTTCCAGGATCTACAATCTTAACATGCGGAATAATCCTTCTTATAATTTCTTCCAAAGGTGGGAAATGTGTGCATCCAAGAATCAATGTATCCACATCTTTTAGAGGGGAAAGCACCCTCTTTGCAAGAGGAAAAACAGGATTTTCTTCTATCATCCCATCTTCCACAACATTTACAAGTTCTTGTGAACCTATCTCTAAAACCTGTGCCTCTGGAAGTAGGGAGGTAATTCTTTCTTTATATATGTGGGATTTTGCTGTAAGAGGAGTTGATATAACTCCAATTTTTCCATTTTTTGTTGTGGATATAGCTTTTTCCACTGCTCCCTCTATTACACCAACTATTGGAATACTGAATTTTTCTTTAAGGTAGGGCAATCCAACAGAACTCATGGTATTACATGCCACAACAACTAAATTTACCTTCTTTTCCTTAAGGAAGGATACAATTCTTTCACCCCTTTCTATAATCTCCTCTCTCTCTTTTGTTCCATATGGGAAATAACCTTCGTCTGAGAGGTATATGAAGTGATTTTTTGGGAAGGTTTTTATAAGTTCTTTGAGTACAGAAAGCCCCCCAATCCCGGAGTCAAAGACTCCGATTTTACTCACCAAAGTACTCCTTTATGGATTCAAAAACTGCCTCTGCCAACTTTTCTCTTATGTCAGGATTGAGTATCATCTTCTCCTCCTCTGGATTTGTTATGAAGAGAAATTCAATAAGAACTGATGGCATGGTTACCACATCTTTTACAACCTCAAATCCTTTTCTCTTTACCCCCCTATCTGTTGTGTTTAAGACATTCACTATTTTATTTTGAACTATCTCTGCAAATTTGTAGCTGAAGGGATGGAAGTAGTATGTCTCAGTTCCATGGGCATCAGGTGATGTAGAGGCATTTAGGTGAAAGGATATAAAAAGGTCTCCACCAGAGGAATTTGCAATCTCTACCCTCTCATCAAGGTGAGGGGTGGATCTATCATTTTCCTTCATCCTTGTCATTACTACCCTTGCTCCTTCATTAAGGAGAAGTTCCTTCACCCTATTTGCAATATCAAGGACAAGTTTACTTTCATAGGAGCCAGATGGTCCAACTGCTCCTGTATCGTAGTAGATTCCTTCAGTATAGGCACCGTGACCAGGATCAAGGACAATGAGTTTCCCTTTAAGTCCCTTCCCCTTCTCTTTGGACCATACAATTTGAATTCCTGGAGGGGATTTAATTCCCTTTATGGATATAGATTTGTATCCTTCCTGATTTTTTAAAATAAGTTCTGTTACAGGAGAGGATGAATTTTTTCTTGGCGTTGTGGAGATATTTTTAACCACATCGTAATCTTTAAAATTCCTGTTTGGAGAAGGGAGTCCATTTATCTTTAAAATTATTTCATTCTCCTTAACCACCTTTGTAAATTTTACCTCATGTGAAGTAAAGATTGTTAAAGTTGCCTTTAGAGAAGATTCCTTGTTTAAATCAAGTTTAAGGATGTATGGGTCAAGATACAGACTTTTTGTCTCTTTGTTATAGTAAACCCCAACTTCTAATATGTAAGGTATAAAGGAAAGGGGAACAAAAACTTCATCCTTTGAAAAGTAAGGTTTTTGCTTAAATTCTCTTTTTTCATCACCCTTCTCAACAACTTTCAAGTCTTTAATTATTATGCTTTTTCCCACAATTCTATACTCTATTTCCTTTTTATCTTTATCCCATTTATAGACTATGCCAAGAGACTCAAGTAGTGATTTCAGTGGTATGTATAAGGTATTATTCTTTTCAAAGGGAGCGGGAAAGATATACAAGAGGTCTTGAGATAGGTATATTTTATATCCTGGGGGAATACCTTTGGTGAATATTGTTATGGATAAGCCACTTGAAGTTTTCTTTATGTCATACTTTAAATTCTTTTCAAGATCAACAACAATTCTTGTAATGGGTGGATTTAATTGAAATTGAGCCCCCCTTACCCTTAAAACTCCAGATGTGTCAATCTCTTTGGAGAAACTACCTGAGAGGAGTAAAGAATTTGAAATATCAAGAACCAATCTTAAAGGATTTGTTAACAGGGTCTCTTTATACTCTTTTATCTCCTTACTACTTTCTATTTCAATTACAACTGCATTTTCCTCCACTCTATACTTTACATTGTTTATCTGGATTTCCTTTTTCTCCTCTGGTTTTTCCCCATGAGTTTCCTTCTCCTTTATCCAGTATATTCTTCCCTTATAGGTTATCTCAAAGAATTGAATGTCCGGTAATATCAAAGCAACTCCAATTACTGTAACAACGGAAGCCTTGGGTAGGGTATCTTCTGTTTTCATATCCTCTGATGGTCCATCATATAAAGTTTTCTCCTCTTTAAGAGTGATCTTTTTATCTACAGATTTTGTATCAACCACTTTATCAATATGGATTAACCTTATCTTTTCAGAAAAGACCCATCCTGCATCATCTCCAGTTTTAACAAAGTACCATATTTCAGAGGAGGAGTTATAAGCCATACCTAAAACAGATACCTTTGTATCTGGTTCAATCTTTTTAATTACCTCATAAGAGATGGATGGTCCTGTCCTTAAGTTTGTATACTCCTTTATAACACCTGCATTTTCTTTTTCTTCTTCCTTAGCCTTCCTCACCTCAACAACCCATGATGCAACCCACCCCTCCTTTCCAATCTGAGGGGGTTTAACCTTATACCACACCCTCCCATCCTTATCCTTTGCCTCAGCAATAACCTTTAAAACAGTTCTCTCTGTTATAGTTATAAGTATCTCATTCTCAAGCCCAGGTCCACTCCTTATATTTGTTGGAGGAGTAATTATAACCTCTATATCATTCACAGGTTTTTCCTCAATCTTCCTCACCTCAACAACCCATGATGCAACCCACCCCTCCTTTCCAATCTGAGGGGGTTTAACCTTATACCACACCCTCCCATCCTTATCCTTTGCCTCAGCAATAACCTTTAAAACAGTTCTCTCTGTTATAGTAATGAGAATCTCATTCTCAAGCCCAGGCCCACTCCTTATATTTGTTGGAGGTGTGATTATAACCTCTATCCTTTCCTCTGAATAGACATTTATAAACGGAAAGATAAGGAAAATTATTAAAAGGACAGAGATTAATTTAATACCCATATTTTACCTCCCTTTCTATTCTCCTCTTCAAATCCTTCTCCTTCAGCTTTCTTCTTCTATCATAGAGCTTCTTTCCCTTTCCAACTCCTATTTCTACTTTAATTAGCCCCCTATCATTTATATATATAGTTAAAGGCACAGCTGTATATCCTTTTTCACTTAACTTTCCCTGAAGTCTCAGTATCTGCCTTTTATGTAGAA
This window of the Caldisericia bacterium genome carries:
- the murI gene encoding glutamate racemase, which encodes MSKIGVFDSGIGGLSVLKELIKTFPKNHFIYLSDEGYFPYGTKEREEIIERGERIVSFLKEKKVNLVVVACNTMSSVGLPYLKEKFSIPIVGVIEGAVEKAISTTKNGKIGVISTPLTAKSHIYKERITSLLPEAQVLEIGSQELVNVVEDGMIEENPVFPLAKRVLSPLKDVDTLILGCTHFPPLEEIIRRIIPHVKIVDPGKEITFKLKHLVECNSNLKLEFYTTGDKNSFKRKANIFIDDFNFEVKEIDI
- a CDS encoding N-acetylmuramoyl-L-alanine amidase — encoded protein: MGIKLISVLLIIFLIFPFINVYSEERIEVIITPPTNIRSGPGLENEILITITERTVLKVIAEAKDKDGRVWYKVKPPQIGKEGWVASWVVEVRKIEEKPVNDIEVIITPPTNIRSGPGLENEILITITERTVLKVIAEAKDKDGRVWYKVKPPQIGKEGWVASWVVEVRKAKEEEKENAGVIKEYTNLRTGPSISYEVIKKIEPDTKVSVLGMAYNSSSEIWYFVKTGDDAGWVFSEKIRLIHIDKVVDTKSVDKKITLKEEKTLYDGPSEDMKTEDTLPKASVVTVIGVALILPDIQFFEITYKGRIYWIKEKETHGEKPEEKKEIQINNVKYRVEENAVVIEIESSKEIKEYKETLLTNPLRLVLDISNSLLLSGSFSKEIDTSGVLRVRGAQFQLNPPITRIVVDLEKNLKYDIKKTSSGLSITIFTKGIPPGYKIYLSQDLLYIFPAPFEKNNTLYIPLKSLLESLGIVYKWDKDKKEIEYRIVGKSIIIKDLKVVEKGDEKREFKQKPYFSKDEVFVPLSFIPYILEVGVYYNKETKSLYLDPYILKLDLNKESSLKATLTIFTSHEVKFTKVVKENEIILKINGLPSPNRNFKDYDVVKNISTTPRKNSSSPVTELILKNQEGYKSISIKGIKSPPGIQIVWSKEKGKGLKGKLIVLDPGHGAYTEGIYYDTGAVGPSGSYESKLVLDIANRVKELLLNEGARVVMTRMKENDRSTPHLDERVEIANSSGGDLFISFHLNASTSPDAHGTETYYFHPFSYKFAEIVQNKIVNVLNTTDRGVKRKGFEVVKDVVTMPSVLIEFLFITNPEEEKMILNPDIREKLAEAVFESIKEYFGE